The nucleotide sequence AGATGTGTTTGCAGTAGTTTTTGTAATTTCTGCATTATCAGGCATTTCCAAGTCTGTCAAGATTTGTTTTTGCCAATTCCACATGTCAATGGATTTAGTCTTTGCAATATCCACGCCATCAATTGCATCAGAGTGAGCATCTCTAACATCAAAGTATGCCATAGTACCCTTTTCTTCTGGGATACCATGCAAGTGGAAGAGATACCTTCCAGGATCTTTCCATTTTGCTTCAAATATTGCAGCATTGCCAGGACCTACCTCCCATGTCTGAGTCTTGATGGGAGCATTCGCCCATATTCCTGAGACTATGGTCTCAAATATAGTACCATGAATATGAAATCCAAATGCAGGGATGGCACCCATGTCAACATAGTATAGCCTTACCAATTCATTTGTTTTTGCAGGTAATGGATTTGTCCAATATTGATCAGCATACCCGTTAAAGAAAACATAATCAGGAGTCCATGTCTCTTGGTCTTCCAAGTCGTATTCACCTTTGACAAGCACATATTCACGTGCAGGTTCTAATCCTTCTTTAGGATCTACGATAAACGCACCATACAAGCCATTTCGGATATGTTCAGAGACGGGCATGACATGGCAGTGATACATGAATAATCCCGCAGGTTCTGCTGTAAAGTCATATGTGTAAGATTCACCTGGAAGAACTTCTTGGAACACACCATCATTTTTCTCATCATGATCTCCATGAAAATGCATTGTATGTGGAAGTTTTCCATTATTGATAAAATTGATAATTACCCTATCGCCTTCAGTTGCACGCAATGTTGGACCAGGAATTGTACCGTTATACGTCCAAGATTCAACCCTGAGACCAGGTGAAATCTCCAAGGTTGTATCTTCTGCAACCACAGTATATGTACGAGTAACGGGGGAATTGTGGACAGAATTATCTTCAGCAAAAGACTGTAAAGGTATCTCTGCATTTAAGAAAAAAATACCAAGCGCCACTCCAAGAGAAACAACCCCTATAAGCATAACAGTAGTTCTGTCCACGAAAAGCAATATCAGATATTGTTTTTAATTAAGAGGTTTATTTTGCAAACAATTGCAAACACAACCATACGTTGTTCTTATGTACTTTGATTTTCTTTAATTTATCTTGGCCCCAAGATGTAAAGGACATTGTGTTGATTTTGTAACAAAAAGATTTGAGAATGGATTAAAATATAAAAATGGATTAAAATGGTGTGCGACATGTTCCAGATTCATCAAAACAGAATCGATTAGATGTTCTTGTTGCAACACAAAACTACGAATTAGAGCAAAAAATAGAATATATCACAAGAAGTTAAACAATCAAGAAAATAATTTTGTTGTTTGAGTGTTTGTATTGCGTTTCATCATATGATGATAAGCTAGAGTAAGCTAAGTAGCTTACCGCACTCTATCTGCAACTAGTTCTAAATAGAATTATGAAAACACCACAAAACTCAAACTGGGATAGAATGGTTCATGCCCCTTTCAAAAAGGTCGTAAAGTTTGACCTCATCTGCATGGGAATCGGCGCAGTAATTGGAATGGGTGCTGGAGCATATCTTGTTGCTAGTGGTTTGTTAGGCTAGCAACAAAATTCCTTTTTTATGATTAACATGAATCACACCTTAGAAAATGAGAAGGGGTAATTGTCACGAAATTCATGCCCATGACTCTACGGGATACAACACCATTTCGAAGATAAAGATAGGCGCAGATAGGATGACACTTAGAATTTTTTATTTTTGAAATTTTTCATTAGTTTCTCCTCACCATTAGTAATGTTGTAACGTTTTAGCATTGCAGAGTTTGCAATTACAGAAATAGAGCTTAGTGCCATGGCAGCTGCTGCAATAATTGGACTAAGCAATCCGATTGCTGCCAATGGAATAGCTCCAGAATTGTATGCAAATGCCCAAAAGAGGTTTTGTTTTATTTTTTTCATAGTAGCTTGGCTTAGTCTTATGGCACGAGATACGTCCATGATATCATTTTTGATTAGAACAATTCCACCTGTTTCCTTTGCAATGTCAGAACCACTTCCTATAGCAATACCAATGTCAGCTTGTGCAAGTGCTGGCGCATCATTAATGCCGTCACCCACCATTGCAACAATCTCACCTTTGGATTGCAATTTTTTTATCTCAGATGCCTTGTCAGAAGGAAGAACATTTGCAATTACCTTTTTGATTCCTACGTCTTCTGCTATTGCACTTGCAGTCTTTTCATTGTCACCTGTAATCATTATGCATTCAATTCCAAGATCTTTTAGTGCTGCAATTGCCATGGGAGAGGATTCTTTTAGAGAGTCAGCTACTGCAATAATTCCTTCAATTTTATTATCAACTGCAACCATGATTGCAGTCTTTCCTTGAGATTCTAGTTGTTTTAATTTAGATTCAACATTTTCAGTTGAAATGTCGTATTTTTTCATCATCTTACGATTACCGCCATAGATTTGTCTACCGTTTACAATAGCCTGAACCCCAAGACCGTTTAGTGATTCAAAATCATTCAGAGATAAAGGTAAAGTTACCATATCTTTTGTTTTTTTGACAATAGCCTGAGCAATCGGGTGTTCAGAACCAGTCTCCACAGATCCACCCAATTCCATAATTTCTTTTTCAGAAAGTGTTCCCACACATACAATATCTGTTACTTCTGGCTCACCCTTTGTCAGAGTACCAGTTTTATCAAATACAATAGTAGTGATCTTTTGTGAACGTTCCAAATATTCGGCACCTCGAATCAATATTCCAGACTCGGCACCTTTACCTACACCTACCATTAATGCTGCAGGGGTTGCAACGCCTAGTGCGCACGGACATGCTATGATTAATACTGCAACAAAAGCCAACAGTCCTGAGATATAATCCTGCATTACAAAATACCACACCAAAAAAGTTACAGCAGATGCAGAAACCACTGCGGGTACAAACTTTGCTGCAATTGAATCTGCCAACCTCTGAGCCTTTGCAGTAGATGCTTGTGCTTGTTCCACTACATGAATTATCTGGGATAGTGCAGTCTCTTTTCCTACTTTTGTTGCCTTTACTTTGAGCAGTCCTTGTATATTCAAGGTTGCACCAATCACTTCATCGCCTGATTGTTTTCCTACTGGAAGACTCTCACCTGTAATCATTTTTTCATCAACTGATGATTTACCTTCTATTACAGTTCCGTCAGTTGGGATTTTTTCTCCGGGTTTTACTATCATTACATCACCTTCAATTACCTGATTTGACGGAATGTCAGTTTCTAATCCGTCTCGTATGACCCTAGCCATTGCAGGTTTTAGGTCCAGTAATTTTCTTACAGCAGCTGAGCTCTTCTTTTTGATTGCCTCTTCCATGTACTTACCTAACAAAACAAATGCAATGATTACAGCAGATACCTCAAAGTAGACGTATTTTTCTTCTCCCGGAATTGCGTCTGGAAAGAACAGTACAACAGTGCTGTAAATGTATGCAGTTAGAGTTGCAATTGCAATTAAGAGATCCATGTTAGCTGTTCTGTGTTTTATGGAATGATATGCCCCTACATAGAAAGACCATCCTCCAATAAACTGAACAGGAGTTACTATGATGAACAACAAAAGCCCGTATGAAAGAAAAGGGATTTCAGGAAAGGGAACCCAAGAAACCACCATTGCACCAGCAGCTACACTGAGATAAAGGGCAGCCCGAATTATTGCTAAAACTAGGGCACCAGATGCTGCAACATACATTCTCTTTTTCATTTTGGCAAGTTCTTTTTCAGGCTGGACAAATGTCTGCTTGCACATGGGACTGCAAAAATAGAATAATCTTCCACCTACTTCAGAACTAATGCCTGTTTCTTCATTTACAACCATTCCACATACAGGATCTTTTGCCATGATTATATTGCCAAAAACAGATGTATAACATCTTACTTTACAAATGTAAAGAGAACTCTAAATACAAAATAGGGAATTGACATTGTATGGGTTACGAGTTAGATCAACTAGATACATCAATTATCACTTCTCTAATGGAGGATGGAAGAAAATCCTTTCGTGCAATTTCTAGAGAATTGAAAATCAGTACGCCAACCATAAAGGCAAGATACGAACGACTAGTAAAAATAGGCTTGATAAAATCTGTGAGGCCTGAAATTGATATAACAAAAATATCCAAGTCAAACAAAAAATCTCTTTCGGAGGATTTGCTTAATTCACTTAAAACAAACAAAAAACACTTTCATGTTAAAATTGATAATCTTCAAGTAAAAATGAAATGCGATTTCTGTGAGGGTCCAATCAATGGAAGACCCAAATCACTAAAGTTTGCAGACATTGAACGATTTTTTTGCTGTACATCTTGTAGAAATGATTACAAGGGAAAGTATGGTGGAAGAATACAGTCTCTAATAGAACAGTATAAAGAAAATAAAAAAAAATAGTGATAAGAAAATTTTTTCCTTCTTGAACAGATTTTCTCATGATATAATATATTATTGGATATGTGCGTTGTTGTTTCTATTCGTAAATTCAATGAACGCTGTTCATAATTTGCATGGATTGTCATATGTAATTTCATGAATTTGCATTAGATTGTTGGATAGATATTCGCTAGACTTTACAATTGTAAATATTGGTTATGATGGATGTAGTGCAATTCAGATTTTTCATTTTACAATTGTAAAGTATACTGTTGATTTATCCTGCAGCATATGTAAATACATGATAAATTCACAACAACAAAAACAACAACTAAACAAAATCCAAGAATTAACCTATTGGGGAATCCGAGCCTCAGTTGGAGCAATCTTTTTTGTATATGGTATGCAAAAATTCGACCCGATATGGAAACAACATCTAATCAACTTTGGATTTCCTCCAGAACTGCAAATTCCTATTGCGTTAGCTGAAACCATAGGAGGAATATTCCTAATAGTTGGTTTTATGACAAGAATTACTGGTGCTGTATTTAGCATAATTCTGCTAGATGCAATATTTCACATCAGATGGGAAAATGGATTCTTCATAGCCCAAGGTGGATGGGATTATGATCTTGCACTACTGACAATGATGCTATTTGTTATTGTAACAGGTACAGGAAAAATTTCCATCAATTCAAAATTGAAGATTCCAAAAATTCTTCAATAATTTTTTTTATTTAATTTGAACTCGATCATGGATGCATCATCTTATCATCCATCATGTTTCCGCGTATAATTTCTTGCATCTGCCCCATTACCTCTGGGTTTTCTGACATGTGGCCCAACATCTGCAATATTATGTTTGGATCGTTAATCATTTCCATCATCATTTCCTGCATAAAATCATGATTTTTTCTCATCATAATTCCCATATCCTCTGCATGTTGAGTATTTTGCATCCATGTTCTTATTGCCTCTTGATCTTGTGTTGTTGATTCCATCATTTGTTGTCTGAATTGGGGGATCTCACATCATTGTAATCTTACAAAAAGAGATCTACTATGGGTGTTCTCAATAGCATTGTGTGGTGCAGTATTGCGCCAAGCCTGTATTTTGTTGGATTGACACATGCAAGTGCATCTGATACCTGCTCTTATTGCAAATGGAGAAGTGGTCTTTTCAGTTTTACTTACAGTGATGCCAGATATTAAAGATGAAATTCCCAATATTGGCCCCATATGAAAATTAGATTTTGCATATAACTATCGTTCAATTTCTACAAAAATATACTCTTTGTTGGAATTTGGCAGAATTTTCATAATTTCGTGTTCAATCACATCAGTTACCACCTCAATTTTATCCGTATCCAACCCATCAATCAAATTTACTTCAATTCCAACTATGATGATAGTAGGACTAAGATGCATTGTTTTCATAGTGACAACTTTGTGGACTTCAGGTATTGCAGCAACAACACCTATAATCTGTTTTCTTTGTTCTGGGGAAATTGATTCTCCTATTAGCAGACCTCTGTTTTCTTTGGCCAAGAAAAAGGCAAACGACATCAGCAGTATTCCAATAATAATTGAGCTTATAGAATCATATACAGTATTTCCAGTTATGTCTGTAAGAAATATTCCTACAGCTGCAATTCCAATTCCTAACAATGCAGCAGTGTCTTCCACCACTACAGTTAGAATTGAAGTGTCCTTGCTATTTTTAAATTCATTATACAAAGTTGAAGGTCTTGTCTTTTCACCTCGTTCTTTAATTGGTTTTTTAAATTGAATTAGTGCAATTCTTAACGCATTTGCCTCAAAACCAAATGCAATTGCAAGTACAATGTAATTTATTACAGGATTTTCAAAATTATGCCCCTCGCCCAACAAAGATGAGAATCCCTGTTCAAGGGACAATATGCCAGATATTCCAAAGATCATGGTAGCTACAACAAATGACCAGAAAAATTGGGACTTTCCAAAGCCAAACTGATGTAAATCAGTAGCAGGTTTTTTGCTTATTTTGATACCCAGCAACAACAGAATTTGATTAACTGTGTCTGAAGCAGAGTGATAAGATTCTGCCCACATTGAAGCACTACCCGTCATTGCAGCTGCAATAAACTTTGTAACTGCAATTCCCAGATTTCCAAAAAGTGCTGCGTAAACTGCGTTGGTAGATCCAGATGCCAAGGCTATTTTTCGATGGAATCCTTATTTGAATTAGTGTTTTCTTTATCAATTTTTTTCTCTAGTTCATCTGTTTCTTTTTCTATCTTCTTTTCTAGATCTTCATGTTTTTCTTCAATTTGTTCTACATGAACTTTTATCTTCTCATCAATTTGTTTTTCAATTTGCTCCTCTAATTTTTCTTCAGCAACGGGCAAAATCTTTCGTTTTATCAAAAATAAAATTCGTAAAACAGCCTCAACTAGTATTGCATACATTACAAAGCCAATAATTTTACCTAAAAATGGAACAAATCCATATGCCCTATCCAATATATCATTTGGAGTAAAGAAGATGTTGCTAGTAAGAAAAATACCCAATAAAGCAAATGGAATTAGTTTGGCAAAGTCTTTTGCAAGATCTTCTTTGTAATATGCAGATATTCTTACTGTAACTACCAAAGAGATGACAATCAAAAATACATGTTCGGTTGGCAAGTCAGGTGCCATGAAAAATAAAAATGTGGAATAAACAACAAACCAGACTAAAACGACTAATGGAAATATGATGACGTATTTGAGAACATATGCTACGATCGAGGTAATCTTTTTCCCATCGGTTTGATATTTTTTTAATCCTAAAGGAATCATTTCACGTCTTGCAAGAAATCTATAGAAATTCCAGATGAAGATTCCATAAATTACCATTCCAACAGAATAACCAATCAAATCTGCAACTGACACATCAGTTCCAAATTGACTTGTAATGTTTTCAAAATCAGTAAATGCAGAAGTCAGATCATCATCAAATGTTATTCCCCCAATAGTCAAAAGACTAAAAAGAGCAAAGTAAAACACTGAAAGTCATACCCCTTCAGTCTATTTAATTTGATGCATACTGTAAGTTAAACTAGGAATGATTCACAGACGCATAGTCGTTTTGCAAATATTGGTTTGAATCCACGGGGACTCTACCACCATTTTGGGGTGGAAATGGACGCAGATAAGTATCAAATAAGAAAAAATGTATTGTAAATTTAATCACAGACTTTAATTTCTGATGATTCTGCTTTGAAACCAGATTTTGCATGTGAACCATCACAATTTGGTTTGTTTTCTGATGCAGTACATCTACATAATGCACATAGTCTCTTTCCATCAGTTTCTACAATTAATGGACCATTTTCAATAGCTTTGATTGATACTTTGACCATGTCACAATGTATTTTTTATCATATATTACATTGTCTTATTGGAGATTCTACTCCCATTTTGGGGATAAATGTCAGTTACTTGAGCGAGATTTACAAGAATAATTCGGCACTCTAATTCTCTGAAGAATAACTGTCTCTTTGATTCAAGTCTCTAATTTCAAGTGTTAACGAGTTTATCGACAAACAGTAAAAACAGTATCCCCCCGAAATACGCGTAAATTCCTGACGGTTGTCGTAATGCTTTTCTGTTAAGATCAAAAATAACAATTATTGTCTGAATCACAAAAGCCTAAAGAATTCAAGTATGTATTTCATGGCAGAGTTTTACCAGAAAGAGCAGATGTCGAAATCACAGGAGGTCCAATTATCGGAATACAAACTAGCACTGGGTATGATCTTAGAATATCTTTTGAAATTCGAAAATCTTTGATTTCAATACATGTAACATCTTTTGGAGAAATTACTGATTTTGCAGAAGTTAGAAATTTCTTACTGGATTTTGTTCGATTACATACAGATTCGTACGGATACATTAAGGGATATGCATATGATGCAGAAATCACATCTGTAAGTGGCGAGAACAATCAACCTTACATAATTTTTGGAGTAGGGATAAAGGAATTGACCGATGAAGAATCCAAACGCGCGTTTCAAAAAATAGATAAAATTATCTTATTAGCAATACAAGACAAATATCGATTCATTTATGGCACATTAGCAAATCTTCGACTATCTATCAAATATCCTTCTGATACAGGAACCTTTTGTTATAGAGCCGTTGAAAGCATTAGACAATATTTTGGAGTTAAAGGCGATTCCAGAGATGCAAGAAAAAAAGCTTGGGAAAAATTAAATGCAGAGCTTAATGTTGATAAAAGTTGGACAGCTAGAATAGCTGATTTTGCATTAGATCCGAGACATGGAAAACAAAAATCAATCACACATGATGAACGGGTAGAGATAATGCAAAAAACTTGGGTGATAGTGGATAGGTTTTTGATTTATGCTCAAAATAATGAACAAACTTTAGACACTGCCTCGTTTCCATTACTAAAATACAATGACACAAAAGGGACAAAAGAATCACTATAACGTAAAACTACTACGAGGCTACGGAGTATCCATATCTCTCAAAGACTCTAAAATTATTCTAAAAAATGGAAGGCATGTTATCACAGGAGAACAAGAATCCGAAGAATGGTTTGTCAACAACATGCCATATGAAAAAATAATACTTTCTGGAAAAGGATATGTTAGTACGGAAGCATTATCATTATTATCTCAAAAGAACAGAAACATAATCCTAATTGACACATACGGTA is from Nitrosopumilus sp. and encodes:
- a CDS encoding AsnC family transcriptional regulator codes for the protein MGYELDQLDTSIITSLMEDGRKSFRAISRELKISTPTIKARYERLVKIGLIKSVRPEIDITKISKSNKKSLSEDLLNSLKTNKKHFHVKIDNLQVKMKCDFCEGPINGRPKSLKFADIERFFCCTSCRNDYKGKYGGRIQSLIEQYKENKKK
- a CDS encoding CDGSH iron-sulfur domain-containing protein produces the protein MVKVSIKAIENGPLIVETDGKRLCALCRCTASENKPNCDGSHAKSGFKAESSEIKVCD
- a CDS encoding multicopper oxidase domain-containing protein, whose product is MDRTTVMLIGVVSLGVALGIFFLNAEIPLQSFAEDNSVHNSPVTRTYTVVAEDTTLEISPGLRVESWTYNGTIPGPTLRATEGDRVIINFINNGKLPHTMHFHGDHDEKNDGVFQEVLPGESYTYDFTAEPAGLFMYHCHVMPVSEHIRNGLYGAFIVDPKEGLEPAREYVLVKGEYDLEDQETWTPDYVFFNGYADQYWTNPLPAKTNELVRLYYVDMGAIPAFGFHIHGTIFETIVSGIWANAPIKTQTWEVGPGNAAIFEAKWKDPGRYLFHLHGIPEEKGTMAYFDVRDAHSDAIDGVDIAKTKSIDMWNWQKQILTDLEMPDNAEITKTTANTSSHEKHLTFAQNTDESQIVETTLCEVEEGSAIKSSNKSYYPKLTQIQVGDTVTWTNKDISVHTVTSNDELFDSGMMMPGDTFEQTFESVGLYEYYCMLHPWMTGTIKTV
- a CDS encoding cation diffusion facilitator family transporter, giving the protein MASGSTNAVYAALFGNLGIAVTKFIAAAMTGSASMWAESYHSASDTVNQILLLLGIKISKKPATDLHQFGFGKSQFFWSFVVATMIFGISGILSLEQGFSSLLGEGHNFENPVINYIVLAIAFGFEANALRIALIQFKKPIKERGEKTRPSTLYNEFKNSKDTSILTVVVEDTAALLGIGIAAVGIFLTDITGNTVYDSISSIIIGILLMSFAFFLAKENRGLLIGESISPEQRKQIIGVVAAIPEVHKVVTMKTMHLSPTIIIVGIEVNLIDGLDTDKIEVVTDVIEHEIMKILPNSNKEYIFVEIER
- a CDS encoding heavy metal translocating P-type ATPase — translated: MAKDPVCGMVVNEETGISSEVGGRLFYFCSPMCKQTFVQPEKELAKMKKRMYVAASGALVLAIIRAALYLSVAAGAMVVSWVPFPEIPFLSYGLLLFIIVTPVQFIGGWSFYVGAYHSIKHRTANMDLLIAIATLTAYIYSTVVLFFPDAIPGEEKYVYFEVSAVIIAFVLLGKYMEEAIKKKSSAAVRKLLDLKPAMARVIRDGLETDIPSNQVIEGDVMIVKPGEKIPTDGTVIEGKSSVDEKMITGESLPVGKQSGDEVIGATLNIQGLLKVKATKVGKETALSQIIHVVEQAQASTAKAQRLADSIAAKFVPAVVSASAVTFLVWYFVMQDYISGLLAFVAVLIIACPCALGVATPAALMVGVGKGAESGILIRGAEYLERSQKITTIVFDKTGTLTKGEPEVTDIVCVGTLSEKEIMELGGSVETGSEHPIAQAIVKKTKDMVTLPLSLNDFESLNGLGVQAIVNGRQIYGGNRKMMKKYDISTENVESKLKQLESQGKTAIMVAVDNKIEGIIAVADSLKESSPMAIAALKDLGIECIMITGDNEKTASAIAEDVGIKKVIANVLPSDKASEIKKLQSKGEIVAMVGDGINDAPALAQADIGIAIGSGSDIAKETGGIVLIKNDIMDVSRAIRLSQATMKKIKQNLFWAFAYNSGAIPLAAIGLLSPIIAAAAMALSSISVIANSAMLKRYNITNGEEKLMKNFKNKKF
- a CDS encoding DoxX family protein, yielding MLDRYSLDFTIVNIGYDGCSAIQIFHFTIVKYTVDLSCSICKYMINSQQQKQQLNKIQELTYWGIRASVGAIFFVYGMQKFDPIWKQHLINFGFPPELQIPIALAETIGGIFLIVGFMTRITGAVFSIILLDAIFHIRWENGFFIAQGGWDYDLALLTMMLFVIVTGTGKISINSKLKIPKILQ